The Oncorhynchus kisutch isolate 150728-3 unplaced genomic scaffold, Okis_V2 scaffold503, whole genome shotgun sequence genome segment tactgtattagctaccatggagccttattctattctactgtattagctaccatggagccttattctattataatgtgttagctaccatggagccttattctattctactgtattagctaccatggagccttatcatattatattgtattagctaccatggagtcttattctactctactgtattagctaccatggtgccttattctactctactgtattagctAACTTGGAGCCTTATTCtactttttatttttcatttcttTCAAAAGTTCAATATTATATTGAGACTGACAAAGACACGTTTTTGTTGATCGATTGGTGAGAATTTGTATATAAACTTCACATCTACTACACATCTGTATTCTATGCCAATTCTGATTCATTCAGTCAACAGATAATATCAAATTAACAACTAGCTCTATACTGCTTCTACATAGTGGATGGGAACATTCATGTTTTTCAGGTCAACAACTCATCAATGTTGTTATAAAAACGCCATCACATTTTCATCGTCCTTTATCTTGACGACTAGTAAACAAATTAACTCAGTGAAACAAAACGACTCAATTCAAGAGGTTTCAATGTTCAAAATCAAGAAATGCTCATTCTATTAATCTATTCCATCATTTACATGGTGATATATCTAAATCATGtattcaatcaaatttatttagtGAAAAGCCAGATCACATCAAATCACAGAGGTTTAAGGTTAGAATCAAGAAATGCAAAACTCCATTCATCTATATAATAATTAACATTTAGCAATATCCCCCAAATATAATGAACAATATTAGAGGGTTTATACTCGTATGCAATGGATGAAGgttagtatagtatatagtatttatagtataGTATTTATCATTTATAGTAGAGGGTTTATACTCGTATGCTATGGATGACATTTCATTGAATTTCATCATTCATTCATCAGCTCTCAATGGCATATCTGTATAAGTTTGTAAGGGTCTTAGGTGacaggccaaatttcttcagcctcctgaggttgaagaggcactgttgctccttcttcaccacactgtctgagtGGATGGACCATTTTCAGATTGTCAGGGATGTGTACGCTAAGGAAcctgaagcttttcaccttctccactgcgggtggtctcctgaagtccacgatcagctcctttgtttttgttgacgttgagggagaggttattttcttggcaccactcacctcctccctgtagactgtttggtcattgttggtaatcaggcctatcactgttgtgtcgtcaacaaacttgatgattgagttggaggcgtggccATGCAATCTTGGATTCATAGTAGGAccagaggaccttgtgcatttcagataTGATAAAAACCCAATGTTTATAACCTAGgataaattagctagcaacagcaagcgaactagctaaattgccatgaaTGCTTTTTCAACCTGTCCCAAAAATGAATTTACTTGGTTCAGAGTtaattttgatatttcaacctgcgtgtcctgatcccgtctggtgtggatggacaaaatcaacatgcataaatgtattagacctaatggataaatagacttagtcagtataggatacatgtattagacctaatggataaatagactagtcagtatatgTTACACGTAATAGACCTAATGGAtgaatagactagtcagtataggatacatgtaatagacctaATGGGTAAATAGACTGGTCAGTATAGGATGCATTTATGGTGCCTTATTATATTAtaatgtattagctaccatggagccttattctattctactctattagctaccatggagccttattctattctactgtattagctaccatggtgccttattctactgtattagctaccatggagccttattctattctactgtattagttACCATGGATCCTTATTCTATTAtaatgtattagctaccatggtgccttattctattataatgtattagctaccatggagccttattctattataatgtattagctaccatggtgccttattctattataatgtattagctaccatggagtcttattctattatactgtattagctaccatggagtcttattctattctactgtattagctaccatggtgccttattctactgtattagctaccatggagccttattctattctactctattagctaccatggagccttattctattctactgtattagttaccatggagccttattctattataatgtattagctaccatggtgccTTATTCTATTATAATGCATTAGCTACCATAGAgccttattctattctactgtattagctaccatggtgcattattctattataatgtattagctaccatggtgccttattctactgtattagctaccatggcgccttattctattctactgtattagttaccatggagccttattctattataatgtattagctaccatggtgccttattctattataatgcattagctaccatggagccttattctattccactgtattagctaccatggtgccttattctattataatgtattagctaccatggagccttattctattctactgtattagctaccatggtgccttattctattataatgcattagctaccatggtgccttattctactgtattagctaccatggtgccttattctattctactgtattagctaccatggagccttattctattctactgtattagctaccatggtgccttattatattataatgtattagctaccatggtgccttattctattataatgcattagctaccatggagccttattctattataatgcattagctaccatggtgccttattctactgtattagctaccatggtgccttattctactgtattagctaccatggtgccttattctattataatgtattagctaccatggtgccttattatattataatgtattagctaccatggagccttattctattctactctattagctaccatggagccttattctactctactgtattagctaccatggagccttattctactctactgtattagctaccatggtgccttatattataatgtattagctaccatggagccttattctactctactctattagctaccatggtgccttattataatgtattagctaccttggagccttattctattctactgtattagctaccatgatgccttattctattataatgtattagctaccatggagccttattctattataatgtattagctatcatggagccttattctactctactgtattagctaccatggagccttattctattataatgtattagctaccatggagccttattctattctactgtattagttaccatggagccttattctattataatgtattagctaccatggtgccttattctactgtattagctaccatggtgccttattctattataatgcattagctaccatggtgccttattctattctactgtattagctaccatggtgccttattctattgtattagctaccatggtgccttattctactgtattagctatcatggagccttattctattatactgtattagctaccatggagtcttattctaatctactgtattagctaccatggtgccttattctattataatgtattagctaccatggagtcttattctattataatgtattagctaccatggagtcttattctattataatgtattagctaccatggagtcttattctattataatgtattagctaccatggagtcttattctattctactgtattagctaccatggtgccttattctattataatgtattagctaccatggagccttattctactgtattagctaccatggtgccttattctactctactgtattagctAACTTGGAGCCTTATTCtactttttatttttcatttcttTCAAAAGTTCAATATTATATTGAGACTGACAAAGACACGTTTTTGTTGATCGATTGGTGAGAATTTGTATATAAACTTCACATCTACTACACATCTGTATTCTATGCCAATTCTGATTCATTCAGTCAACAGATAATATCAAATTAACAACTAGCTCTATACTGCTTCTACATAGTGGATGGGAACATTCATGTTTTTCAGGTCAACAACGTATCAATGTTGTTATAAAAACGCCATCACATTTTCATCGTCCTTTATCTTGACGACTAGTAAACAAATTAACTCAATGAAACAAAACGACTCAATTCAAGAGGTTTCAATGTTCAAAATCAAGAAATGCTCATTCTATTAATTTATTACATAATTTACATGGTGCAATATCTAAATCATGTATTCAATCAAATTCATTTAGTGAAAAGCCAGATCACATCAAATCCCAGAGGTTTAAGGTTAGAATCAAGAAATGCAAAACTCCATTCATCTATATAATAATTAACATTTAGCAATATCCCCCAAATATAATGAACAATAGTAGAGGGTTTATACTCGTATGCAATGGATGAAGgttagtatagtatatagtatttatagtataGTATTTATCATTTATAGTAGAGGGTTTATACTCGTATGCTATGGATGACATTTGAATGAAGGTTCATCCATTGTATAGTATTTATCATTTATAGTATTTATCATCTCCAGATGAAAACTTGAAAAGAGTAGGTTTATTTTGTTAATGATTTCATGTGGCATAAACAAAAACCTAAATTCTGAGTCAAAAACTTaagtcagaacacagcctctCTATTCTCTCGTGTGTTTTCAGgtcctctgactgggaaaatgtctttccacactgagagcagtggtatgtcttctcctcctgtgtatgtaTTCTTTCATGCTTATTCAGATGCCTTAACCGGTTAAATCTCTTTCCACAATGAGAGCACTGGTAGATGTATGCTTATTCAGATGTCTTAAgttggtaaaactctttccacacaggGAGCATTGGTAGGGCTTTTCCCCTGTGTGTATCTTTTCATGCTTCTTCAGGCTACTTAAgcgggtaaaactctttccacactgggaacattggaaaggcttttcccctgtgtgtgtcctctcatgctcctccagGCTCCTTAAGCGGGTAAAtcgctttccacactgggaacattggaaaggaTTTTCCCTTGTGTGTatcctctcatgctcctccagGCTCCTTAAGCGGGTAAAatgctttccacactgggaacattggaaaggcttttcCCCTGTGTGTATCCTCTCATGCGTCGTCAGGCACTTTAAGCGGGTAAAatgctttccacactgggaacattggaagGGATTTTCccttgtgtgtgtcctctcatgcgtAGTCAGGCTCCTTAAGTGGGTAAAACGCTTcccacactgggaacattggaaaggattcccccctgtgtgtgtcctctcatgcctcTTCAGCCTGCTTAAGCAGGCAAAACGCTTcccacactgggaacattggaaataatgtgtgtgtatccTCTCATGCGCCTTCAGGTTGCTTAAGCGGttaaaacactttccacactgggaacattggaaaggcttctcccctgtgtgtatcctCTCATGCCGTTTTAGGTCCCCTGATTGGGAAAATCTCTTTTCACATTGGGAGCAATGGTGTTGTCTCCCTGGTTTGGGCGTCTctgggtctggttcccctgaaggactcttcccgCTGTCAGAGTGaaagtctggtctctctcctgccaaagacaaacaGATGATTTAGTTAAATACTTAATAGAGACCATGATAAAACTGGCTCCATGTTAGAGGAGGAACCTGGTGAAGAGCTCCGGTCTGAGTAACTGACTGACGCTGCTCCCTCTGTGACATCGCTGCTCCCCTCTGTGACATCGCTGCTCCCCTCTGTGACATCGCTGCTCCCCTCTGTGACATCGCTGCCCCCTCTGTGACATCGCTGCCCCCTCCGTGACATCGCTGCCCCCTCCGTGACATCGCTGCTCCCTCTGTGACATCACTGCCCCCTCTGTGACATCGCTGCTCCCTCCTTTTAAACTACTGCCCAGCCTTTCTGAACTGCCTGACTGAACAACACCTTATCATCTGAAGCTGTGGTAGACCATCACTACTATTGTTATACTACCAGGTTTAGTCCCCCAATCACCTCATGAATTTAAAGTATTACTCTGACATTTTTTTATTCATGCCATTTATTCAGTACATTTTTTATATGAATAAAAGCTTGCTAGAATGACCAGTCTGCATTTTGAAAGGTTGTAAATTTCACCATAATTGTAAAGCCCAAAAGGTTTAATTGCTGCCTTTATAGGGTTACTGTTCCCACATGGCCATACTTCCATGTTACAGCGCGTTTGAGGAAAACCGATGTAAAACAGATGATAGCAAATTAGGCCAGGTACGCCCCTGTCTATCAGCGACTCctaacacctgtgtgtaaacggaAAACGGACGCCACAAAGGTGTTGTCGCTAAAAAACACTGTCGGCTGCAACTGTGTTAAAACCGGTTTAAAAACGTGTGCAGTAAGAGTATATTTCTGAAATTatttttgatgtgatatgaacgtAGAGAGATTTAGGTTTCTGGAACCGTACCACAATTGAGAATGGATTCACATTTAGATGTAGTACTTGTCTGTTTTGGAGCCAATTCGCATCAAAGCAGAACATGTCTGGTCCTTGGACTATACTGAGTCACGTCAGGCTTCTTTCATCCATTAGTGGGCGAACAGAGGTTGTGATCCTGTTATTAAGAAAGTACTTACTGGTCTTAATCAgatcttctatctcctcctcgtcgtcttctttcaatgtgacagtcgtctccccctcttctcctgcaTTCGCCTcttgctcttcctcctcctcttctttcacagtaacgtCTTTCTCTTCGTCTTTAACCGGAACAGACTCAACCTCTACTTGTTTTTTAACGgtgacatcctcctcttctttctcctctttcacgacaacGTTCAGCCACAGAGCTTCttcctccgtccagcagacctcctcttcttcatcaggAGGAGAGCAGCTCAAtgaactcatggtcggagatgttagctaggtagcattagcgactagcctagctCTAAACTAACTTATTAAGCCAGCTAGCTGAGTAACAATGTACATATAACATTAAATAAGGTAACTAGCTAAACGACAGAACTTTAAAACACCAAAACAGTGTAAAGAGCTTCAATGTTTCGGCTATGTTAGgtagcaagctaccgaggtgtctgactagctgttgttgttgaaagaacgtcccgtccactagattatacgtcacactggcAGCGTCGCCTGAAAGACGCTCATCGCCATCTGCCGACTGGAGATGGTAACGCAGTTGAGAGTAAAAGTGTATTTCATTTAATTTAAAACATACTTTCCATCTGCTACGTATTTGACTACATTTAAGGAAATGTCATATTAATTCAGTCAAACAAACAAATCTGCACCATGGTTTAACAGTGATCTACGTTCTATGAAAGCGGCTGGGAGCAAACTGGAGAATAGCTAGAGGAAATCAAAGCTAACTGAAAATACATATGAAGtgtgtaaaacagtatgtaaacattattaaagtgaccagtgttccattattatagtgaccagtgttccattattatagtgaccagtgttccattattaaagtgaccagtgttccattattaaagtgaccagtgttccattattaaagtgaccagtgttccattatttgtgaccagtgttccattattagtgaccagtgttccattattatagtgaccagtggtccattattaaagtgaccagtggtccattattaaagtgcccagtggtccattattaaagtgaccagtggtccattattaaagtgaccagtggtccattattaaagtgaccagtggtccattattaaagtgaccagtgttccattattaaagtgaccagtgttccattattaaagtgaccagtgttccattattagtgaccagtgttccattattagtgaccagtgttccattattaaagtgaccagtgttccattattagtgaccagtgttccattattagtgaccagtgttccattattaaagtgaccagtgttccattattagtgaccagtgttccattattaaagtgaccagtgttccattatttgtgaccagtgttccattattaaagtgaccagtggtccattattaaagtgaccagtggtccattattaaagtgaccagtggtccattattaaagtgaccagtggtccattattaaagtgaccagtggtccattattaaagtgaccagtggtccattattaaagtgaccagtgttccattattatagtgaccagtgttccattattaaagtgaccagtgttccattattagtgaccagtgttccattattagtgaccagtgttccattattaaagtgaccagtgttccattattagtgaccagtgttccattattagtgaccagtgttccattattaaagtgaccagtgttccattattagtgaccagtgttccattattaaagtgaccagtgttccattatttgtgaccagtgttccattattaaagtgaccagtggtccattattaaagtgaccagtggtccattattaaagtgaccagtggtccattattaaagtgaccagtggtccattattaaagtgaccagtggtccattattaaagtgaccagtggtccattattaaagtgaccagtgttccattattatagtgaccagtgttccattattaaagtgaccagtgttccattattaaagtgaccagtgttccattattaaagtgaccagtgttccattattatagtgaccagtgttccattattagtgaccagtgttccattattaaagtgaccagtgttccattatttgtgaccagtgttccattattgaagtgaccagtggtccattattaaagtgaccagtggtccattattaaagtgaccagtggtccattattaaagtgaccagtggtccattattaaagtgaccagtggtccattattaaagtgaccagtgttccattattatagtgaccagtgttccattattaaagtgaccagtgttccattattaaagtgaccagtgttccattattaaagtgaccagtgttccattattaaagtgaccagtgttccattattaaagtgaccagtgttccattattaaagtgaccagtgttccattattaaaaaagtgaccagtgttccattattaaagtgaccagtgttccattattatagtgaccagtgttccattattatagtgaccagtgttccattattaaagtgaccagtgttccattattaaagtgaccagtgttccattattaaagtgaccagtgttccattattagtgaccagtgttccattattatagtgaccagtgttccattattatagtgaccagtgttccattattaaagtgaccagttgtcacgtctaatcaaggtgggtggaatcaggcgcagagagcagaatgcgatcttgaagtttattctccggtaaacaaacaaacacggtcaacccaaacaaacacagggtgaaattatccaacataggaGAACAAAcaaaccggagaataagaaaacacgaaaaccacgacagacgaaaatgaatgacaaaataaacaatcccgcacaaaacaagggtgggacaaccta includes the following:
- the LOC109884953 gene encoding zinc finger protein 501-like, which produces MSSLSCSPPDEEEEVCWTEEEALWLNVVVKEEKEEEDVTVKKQVEVESVPVKDEEKDVTVKEEEEEEQEANAGEEGETTVTLKEDDEEEIEDLIKTRERPDFHSDSGKSPSGEPDPETPKPGRQHHCSQCEKRFSQSGDLKRHERIHTGEKPFQCSQCGKCFNRLSNLKAHERIHTHYFQCSQCGKRFACLSRLKRHERTHTGGNPFQCSQCGKRFTHLRSLTTHERTHTRENPFQCSQCGKHFTRLKCLTTHERIHTGEKPFQCSQCGKHFTRLRSLEEHERIHTRENPFQCSQCGKRFTRLRSLEEHERTHTGEKPFQCSQCGKSFTRLSSLKKHEKIHTGEKPYQCSLCGKSFTNLRHLNKHTSTSALIVERDLTG